The following are encoded together in the Nocardioides sp. Arc9.136 genome:
- a CDS encoding ABC transporter permease, which yields MTHPEEPSTGAHTQGIPAPSPAATTGVETSPASADGDGPSGNSRWYDTARAITTGNALVAVLSIFLAVVVGSILILVTDEAVRETAGYIGSRPSDFFQASWDAISGAYGALFRGSVYNSRGADLATQIRPLTETLKFAGPLIAAGLGVGLAFRAGLFNIGGRGQMLLAGAAAGWVAINADLPGILHLPLAILVGMAAGALWAGLAGLLKARTGAHEVIVTIMLNYVAFYLVFYALSRQSLLQAPGSINPKSLPTPESATMPALLGDRFNLHLGFVLALVAVAVVWWLLSRSALGFRFRAVGVNPSAARTAGIDVGRTYVVAMLIAGALVGLAGANQTLGTTTSGVTTDLDAGIGFDAITVALLGRSHPLGILGAGLLFGAFKAGGFSMQASEGIPVDIVLVIQSLIVLFIAAPPLVRAMFRLPAKEAA from the coding sequence ATGACCCACCCCGAGGAGCCGTCCACCGGCGCGCACACCCAGGGGATCCCCGCCCCCTCCCCCGCCGCGACCACCGGCGTGGAGACCTCACCCGCGTCGGCCGACGGGGACGGACCGAGCGGCAACAGCCGCTGGTACGACACCGCCCGCGCGATCACGACCGGCAACGCCCTGGTGGCGGTCCTGTCGATCTTCCTCGCCGTCGTCGTGGGGTCGATCCTGATCCTCGTCACCGACGAGGCCGTCCGGGAGACCGCGGGCTACATCGGCTCGCGGCCCAGCGACTTCTTCCAGGCCTCGTGGGACGCGATCTCCGGGGCGTACGGCGCGCTGTTCCGCGGCTCGGTCTACAACTCCCGCGGCGCGGACCTCGCCACGCAGATCCGCCCGCTGACCGAGACCCTGAAGTTCGCCGGCCCGCTGATCGCGGCCGGCCTCGGCGTCGGCCTGGCGTTCCGTGCCGGCCTGTTCAACATCGGTGGCCGCGGGCAGATGCTGCTCGCGGGCGCGGCGGCCGGCTGGGTGGCGATCAACGCCGACCTCCCCGGCATCCTGCACCTGCCGCTCGCGATCCTCGTCGGCATGGCCGCCGGCGCGCTGTGGGCCGGCCTGGCCGGCCTGCTCAAGGCCCGCACCGGCGCGCACGAGGTGATCGTGACGATCATGCTCAACTACGTCGCGTTCTACCTGGTCTTCTACGCGCTCTCGCGCCAGAGCCTGCTGCAGGCGCCGGGGTCGATCAACCCCAAGTCGCTGCCCACGCCGGAGAGCGCCACGATGCCCGCGCTGCTGGGCGACCGGTTCAACCTGCACCTGGGCTTCGTGCTCGCGCTGGTCGCGGTCGCGGTCGTGTGGTGGCTGCTGAGCCGCTCCGCGCTCGGCTTCCGCTTCCGCGCCGTCGGGGTCAACCCCAGCGCCGCCCGGACCGCGGGCATCGACGTCGGCCGCACCTACGTCGTCGCGATGCTCATCGCCGGCGCCCTCGTCGGCCTCGCCGGGGCCAACCAGACCCTCGGCACGACCACCAGCGGCGTGACCACCGACCTCGACGCCGGCATCGGCTTCGACGCCATCACCGTCGCGCTGCTCGGCCGGTCCCACCCGCTCGGCATCCTCGGTGCCGGCCTGCTCTTCGGCGCCTTCAAGGCCGGCGGCTTCTCGATGCAGGCCTCCGAGGGCATCCCCGTCGACATCGTCCTGGTCATCCAGTCCCTCATCGTGCTGTTCATCGCTGCCCCGCCGCTCGTGCGCGCGATGTTCCGCCTGCCCGCCAAGGAGGCCGCGTGA
- a CDS encoding ABC transporter permease, with translation MSTSAPTTTNPAPVSDEPPVIAVVSKKTPVILAVVTVALAAAVALGSQSGDTTFRIATRNDFAEIPDLTVPAVATAWVAVALLALCTAESVRRYLARARTPLWLVAVFGVIAMVGFLAWAAAGATLPVVGLLAGGLALAVPLVFGALGGVLGERVGVVNIAIDGQLLAGAFAAALIGSVAGSAWVGVLGAMAAGALVALILGVFAISYFVDQVIVGVVLNVLIVGLTSFMFSQVLAPNAADLNAPPRLGPVTVPVLGDIPVIGPILFRQSALVYLLYVAVALVTWALYRTKWGLRVRAVGEHPKAADTVGINVIRTRYRTVLVAGAIAGAGGAFYTLVSVSQFNREMTGGAGYIALAAVIFGKWDPIRATLAALLFGFASNLQGVLSVIGSPVPSEFMLMLPYVVTVFAVAGLVGQSRAPAASGVPYRKG, from the coding sequence GTGAGCACGTCCGCCCCGACCACGACCAACCCGGCGCCGGTCTCCGACGAGCCGCCGGTCATCGCGGTCGTCAGCAAGAAGACCCCGGTCATCCTGGCCGTCGTCACCGTCGCCCTCGCGGCCGCCGTCGCGCTGGGCTCCCAGAGCGGTGACACGACCTTCCGGATCGCCACCCGCAACGACTTCGCCGAGATCCCCGACCTCACCGTCCCGGCGGTGGCGACCGCCTGGGTCGCCGTCGCGCTCCTGGCGCTGTGCACCGCGGAGTCGGTGCGCCGCTACCTGGCCCGCGCCCGCACCCCGCTGTGGCTGGTGGCCGTCTTCGGCGTCATCGCCATGGTGGGGTTCCTGGCCTGGGCCGCCGCCGGTGCGACCCTGCCGGTCGTCGGCCTGCTCGCGGGCGGGCTCGCCCTCGCCGTCCCCCTCGTCTTCGGCGCCCTCGGCGGCGTGCTCGGCGAGCGGGTCGGCGTGGTCAACATCGCGATCGACGGCCAGCTGCTCGCCGGGGCGTTCGCGGCCGCGCTGATCGGCTCGGTCGCCGGCTCCGCGTGGGTCGGCGTGCTCGGCGCGATGGCCGCCGGTGCGCTGGTGGCGCTCATCCTGGGCGTCTTCGCGATCAGCTACTTCGTCGACCAGGTCATCGTCGGCGTCGTGCTCAACGTGCTGATCGTCGGCCTGACCAGCTTCATGTTCTCCCAGGTCCTGGCGCCCAACGCCGCCGACCTCAACGCGCCGCCGCGGCTCGGCCCGGTGACCGTGCCGGTGCTCGGCGACATCCCGGTGATCGGGCCGATCCTGTTCCGCCAGTCGGCGCTGGTCTACCTGCTCTACGTCGCGGTCGCCCTGGTCACCTGGGCGCTCTACCGCACCAAGTGGGGCCTGCGCGTGCGCGCGGTCGGCGAGCACCCCAAGGCCGCGGACACCGTCGGCATCAACGTCATCCGGACCCGCTACCGCACGGTCCTCGTCGCGGGCGCGATCGCCGGCGCGGGCGGTGCGTTCTACACGCTGGTGTCGGTCTCGCAGTTCAACCGCGAGATGACCGGCGGCGCGGGCTACATCGCGCTCGCTGCGGTCATCTTCGGCAAGTGGGACCCCATCCGCGCCACACTCGCGGCGCTGCTCTTCGGGTTCGCCTCCAACCTGCAGGGCGTGCTCTCGGTCATCGGCTCCCCGGTGCCGAGCGAGTTCATGCTGATGCTGCCCTACGTCGTGACGGTCTTCGCCGTCGCCGGCCTGGTCGGGCAGTCCCGGGCACCGGCCGCCTCCGGCGTGCCGTACCGCAAGGGCTGA
- a CDS encoding amidohydrolase, translating into MTRDPRVHELIREVVEKHEADLVDLRRDLHAHPELSWQEKRTGDLVAAAVERAGWRVTRMPRSGLVADLGERGPVAAIRADMDALPVHDVTDDPWRSTVPDVAHACGHDVHTAAAVGAALGLGRLHDEGLLDGRVRLVFQPAEEVMPGGAVHLMSLGVLDDVERIFALHCDPGVDVGQVGLRLGPLTSAADRVEVRLEGRGGHTSRPHLTGDLTFALAKVTTELPAVLSRRMDPRAGVSVVWGMVRAGAAPNVIPDVGVVAGTVRILDAVAWADCERIVREVVHELVAPYGVTAVVDYQRGVPPVVNEPVSNRLLARSVHAVLGDGGQVAAPQSLGGEDFGWYLDQVPGAMMRLGTRTPGGPTYDLHQGDLRVDERAIAIGARVLAGAAAAAARDA; encoded by the coding sequence ATGACCAGGGACCCCCGCGTGCACGAGCTGATCCGCGAGGTCGTCGAGAAGCACGAGGCGGACCTCGTCGACCTGCGTCGTGACCTGCACGCCCACCCCGAGCTCTCCTGGCAGGAGAAGCGCACCGGCGACCTGGTCGCCGCGGCGGTCGAGAGGGCCGGCTGGCGGGTCACCCGGATGCCGCGGTCCGGTCTGGTCGCCGACCTGGGGGAGCGGGGCCCGGTCGCGGCGATCCGCGCGGACATGGACGCCCTCCCGGTCCACGACGTCACCGACGACCCGTGGCGCAGCACCGTCCCGGACGTGGCCCACGCCTGCGGCCACGACGTGCACACCGCCGCCGCGGTCGGCGCCGCGCTCGGCCTGGGCCGGCTCCACGACGAGGGGCTGCTCGACGGCCGCGTGCGGCTGGTGTTCCAGCCCGCCGAGGAGGTCATGCCCGGCGGGGCCGTGCACCTGATGAGCCTCGGCGTCCTCGACGACGTCGAGCGGATCTTCGCCCTGCACTGCGACCCCGGCGTCGACGTCGGCCAGGTCGGCCTCCGGCTCGGCCCGCTGACCAGCGCCGCCGACCGGGTGGAGGTGCGCCTCGAGGGCCGCGGCGGCCACACCAGCCGCCCGCACCTGACCGGCGACCTGACCTTCGCCCTGGCGAAGGTGACCACCGAGCTGCCGGCGGTGCTCAGCCGCCGGATGGACCCGCGGGCCGGCGTCTCGGTCGTGTGGGGCATGGTCCGCGCCGGCGCCGCACCCAACGTCATCCCCGACGTCGGCGTGGTCGCGGGCACGGTCCGCATCCTCGACGCGGTCGCCTGGGCCGACTGCGAGCGGATCGTGCGTGAGGTCGTGCACGAGCTCGTGGCGCCGTACGGCGTGACGGCGGTGGTCGACTACCAGCGCGGCGTGCCGCCGGTCGTCAACGAGCCGGTCTCGAACCGGCTGCTCGCGCGCTCGGTGCACGCCGTCCTCGGCGACGGCGGCCAGGTGGCCGCCCCGCAGAGCCTCGGTGGCGAGGACTTCGGCTGGTACCTCGACCAGGTGCCGGGCGCGATGATGCGCCTGGGGACGCGGACGCCGGGTGGGCCGACGTACGACCTGCACCAGGGCGACCTGCGGGTCGACGAGCGCGCCATCGCCATCGGCGCCCGGGTGCTCGCCGGAGCAGCAGCCGCGGCCGCCCGCGACGCCTGA
- a CDS encoding ScyD/ScyE family protein: MLRPTSAVVSTAALALVVPALGATAAGAPAAAPAGGGQVVASKLVSPLSLAVKPNGTAYVAQNFAGVLTKVRKGEKPVVVAKARKGREIGAVDVTRGVVTYAVSWGENEGGIVRQVRNGRARTIGNIAAAERATNPDGGTTYGFTDLPEGCEVPPFLQAYDGVVETHPYATAVDGGTVYVADAGANAVFRIAGGRVTPVAALPPVEVTVPAEAAAALELPDCVVGETVALEGVPTDVEVGPDGDLYVTSLPGGPEDGSLGANGSVLRIDPATGEVTTVATGFLSTTGVAVAGNGDVYVGELFTGRISRVPAGTSTPQPLRTQKMPAALELQGRWLWATTNVLGAEGAPPNGKVMRFPR, encoded by the coding sequence ATGTTGCGTCCCACCTCCGCCGTGGTCTCGACCGCGGCGCTCGCGCTGGTCGTCCCGGCGCTCGGCGCCACCGCCGCCGGCGCCCCTGCCGCCGCCCCCGCCGGGGGCGGCCAGGTCGTGGCCAGCAAGCTGGTCAGCCCGCTCAGCCTGGCCGTGAAGCCCAACGGCACCGCCTACGTCGCCCAGAACTTCGCCGGCGTCCTGACGAAGGTCAGGAAGGGCGAGAAGCCCGTCGTCGTCGCCAAGGCGCGGAAGGGCCGTGAGATCGGCGCCGTCGACGTCACCCGCGGCGTCGTCACCTATGCCGTCTCCTGGGGCGAGAACGAGGGCGGCATCGTCCGCCAGGTCCGCAACGGCAGGGCGCGGACCATCGGCAACATCGCCGCCGCGGAGCGCGCGACCAATCCCGACGGCGGCACGACCTACGGCTTCACCGACCTGCCGGAGGGCTGCGAGGTGCCGCCGTTCCTCCAGGCCTACGACGGCGTCGTCGAGACCCACCCCTACGCCACCGCCGTCGACGGGGGCACGGTGTACGTCGCCGACGCCGGCGCGAACGCGGTGTTCCGGATCGCCGGTGGCCGGGTGACCCCCGTGGCCGCCCTGCCTCCGGTCGAGGTGACCGTCCCGGCCGAGGCCGCCGCCGCGCTGGAGCTGCCCGACTGCGTGGTGGGGGAGACGGTCGCGCTCGAGGGTGTGCCGACCGACGTCGAGGTCGGCCCCGACGGGGACCTCTACGTCACCAGCCTCCCGGGCGGGCCCGAGGACGGCAGCCTCGGCGCCAACGGCTCGGTGCTCCGCATCGACCCGGCGACCGGCGAGGTCACGACGGTCGCGACCGGCTTCCTCAGCACGACCGGCGTGGCCGTGGCGGGGAACGGCGACGTCTACGTCGGGGAGCTGTTCACCGGACGGATCTCCAGGGTCCCGGCCGGCACCAGCACCCCGCAGCCGCTGCGCACCCAGAAGATGCCTGCGGCGCTCGAGCTGCAGGGCCGCTGGCTGTGGGCGACGACCAACGTGCTGGGCGCCGAGGGTGCGCCGCCCAACGGCAAGGTGATGCGCTTCCCGCGCTGA
- the meaB gene encoding methylmalonyl Co-A mutase-associated GTPase MeaB, with the protein MPPDVPTLVEGIRSGRRAAVSQAITLVESSRPQHRALARELLTELAEDSGGRDVVRVGISGVPGVGKSTFIESLGTRLTAAGHRVGVLAVDPSSVRTGGSVLGDKTRMGRLASDAHAFIRPSPSAGTLGGVARATVQAMAVLEAASYDVVLVETVGVGQSEVTVAGMVDTFLFLTLARTGDQLQGIKKGILEIADVIAVNKADGDREGEARVAARDLAGALRMVRGMEEWAPPVVTCSGLTDVGVDDLWDRVLAHRDHLGAEGLARKRAEQQLDFTWAMVRDELDQRLRHSPAVRAVRDEIRAAVLTGELPATVAADRILAAYDEGRTTRE; encoded by the coding sequence ATGCCGCCGGACGTTCCCACGCTCGTCGAGGGGATCCGGTCCGGCAGGCGGGCCGCGGTCTCCCAGGCGATCACGCTGGTGGAGTCCTCGCGTCCCCAGCACCGGGCGCTGGCCCGCGAGCTGCTGACCGAGCTGGCCGAGGACTCCGGGGGCCGCGACGTCGTCCGGGTCGGGATCTCCGGGGTGCCCGGCGTCGGGAAGTCGACGTTCATCGAGTCGCTGGGGACCCGGCTGACCGCGGCCGGGCACCGGGTCGGCGTGCTGGCGGTCGACCCGTCCTCGGTGCGCACCGGAGGGTCGGTGCTCGGCGACAAGACCCGGATGGGCCGGCTCGCCTCCGACGCGCACGCGTTCATCCGGCCCTCGCCCAGCGCGGGCACCCTCGGCGGCGTCGCCCGCGCCACGGTCCAGGCGATGGCGGTCCTCGAGGCGGCGTCGTACGACGTGGTGCTGGTGGAGACGGTCGGCGTGGGCCAGTCCGAGGTCACGGTCGCGGGGATGGTCGACACGTTCCTCTTCCTGACCCTGGCCCGCACCGGCGACCAGCTGCAGGGGATCAAGAAGGGCATCCTGGAGATCGCGGACGTCATCGCGGTCAACAAGGCCGACGGCGACCGCGAGGGCGAGGCCCGCGTGGCCGCCCGCGACCTCGCCGGCGCGCTGCGGATGGTCCGTGGCATGGAGGAGTGGGCGCCGCCGGTCGTCACCTGCTCGGGACTGACCGACGTCGGCGTCGACGACCTGTGGGACCGCGTGCTGGCGCACCGCGACCACCTCGGCGCCGAGGGCCTGGCCCGCAAGCGCGCCGAGCAGCAGCTCGACTTCACCTGGGCGATGGTCCGCGACGAGCTCGACCAGCGGCTGCGCCACTCGCCGGCCGTGCGGGCCGTGCGCGACGAGATCCGCGCCGCGGTGCTCACCGGGGAGCTGCCCGCCACCGTGGCGGCCGACCGGATCCTCGCGGCGTACGACGAGGGGCGCACCACCCGGGAATGA
- the scpA gene encoding methylmalonyl-CoA mutase: MTVPKSFAGLPLDGGAGAPSSPAAAEAWTSPEGIDILPMYTREDVAGLDALDTLPGLSPFLRGPYPTMYTTQPWTIRQYAGFSTAEESNAFYRRNLAAGQKGLSVAFDLATHRGYDSDHPRVRGDVGMAGVAIDSIYDTRTLFDGIPLDEMSVSMTMNGAVLPVLALYIAAAEEQGVQPEQLAGTIQNDILKEFMVRNTYIYPPAPSMRIISDIFAFTSQRMPRFNSISISGYHMQEAGATADLELAYTLADGVEYIRAGLESGLTIDTFAPRLSFFWAIGMNFYMEVAKMRAARALWARLVRQFDPQNPKSLSLRTHSQTSGWSLTAQDVFNNVQRTAIEAMAATQGHTQSLHTNALDEAIALPTDFSARIARNTQLLLQQESGTTGTIDPWAGSYYVERLTHDIAERAWAHIQEAERAGGMAKAIEQGIPKMRIEEAAARTQARIDSGAQKVIGVNTYRLAAEDKLDVLKVDNDDVYRQQVAKLERLRAERNDDDVRRALEALTGSAERGAGRGLDGNLLALAVDAARAKATVGEISDALEKVYGRHQAVIRTISGVYRDTAGEGDGTLVQQVLDATAEFEEAEGRRPRILVAKMGQDGHDRGQKVIVSAFADMGFDVDVGPLFSTPEEVAQQAVDADVHIVGVSSLAAGHLTLLPALRDALAEQGRPDIMVVIGGVIPPDDVPTLTEMGAAAVFLPGTVIAESALDLLARLREQLGH; this comes from the coding sequence ATGACGGTCCCGAAGAGCTTCGCCGGCCTGCCGCTGGACGGGGGCGCGGGCGCGCCGTCGTCCCCGGCCGCGGCCGAGGCGTGGACCTCGCCCGAGGGCATCGACATCCTGCCGATGTACACCCGCGAGGACGTCGCCGGCCTGGACGCGCTGGACACGCTGCCGGGCCTGAGCCCGTTCCTGCGCGGGCCCTACCCGACGATGTACACCACCCAGCCGTGGACCATCCGGCAGTACGCCGGCTTCTCCACCGCCGAGGAGTCCAACGCCTTCTACCGCCGCAACCTCGCGGCCGGCCAGAAGGGCCTCTCGGTCGCCTTCGACCTCGCGACCCACCGCGGCTACGACTCCGACCACCCGCGGGTGCGCGGCGACGTCGGCATGGCCGGCGTGGCGATCGACTCGATCTACGACACCCGGACCCTCTTCGACGGCATCCCGCTCGACGAGATGTCGGTGTCGATGACCATGAACGGCGCCGTCCTGCCGGTGCTCGCCCTCTACATCGCGGCGGCCGAGGAGCAGGGGGTGCAGCCGGAGCAGCTCGCGGGGACGATCCAGAACGACATCCTCAAGGAGTTCATGGTCCGCAACACCTACATCTACCCGCCGGCGCCGTCGATGCGGATCATCTCCGACATCTTCGCCTTCACCAGCCAGCGGATGCCGCGGTTCAACTCGATCTCGATCTCCGGCTACCACATGCAGGAGGCCGGGGCGACCGCCGACCTCGAGCTCGCCTACACCCTGGCCGACGGCGTGGAGTACATCCGCGCCGGCCTGGAGAGCGGGCTGACCATCGACACGTTCGCGCCCCGCCTGAGCTTCTTCTGGGCGATCGGCATGAACTTCTACATGGAGGTCGCCAAGATGCGCGCCGCCCGCGCGCTCTGGGCGCGCCTGGTGCGCCAGTTCGACCCGCAGAACCCCAAGTCGCTGAGCCTGCGCACGCACTCCCAGACCTCCGGCTGGTCGCTGACCGCCCAGGACGTCTTCAACAACGTCCAGCGCACCGCGATCGAGGCGATGGCCGCGACCCAGGGCCACACCCAGTCGCTGCACACCAACGCGCTGGACGAGGCGATCGCGCTGCCGACCGACTTCTCGGCCCGCATCGCGCGCAACACCCAGCTGCTCCTGCAGCAGGAGAGCGGCACCACCGGCACCATCGACCCCTGGGCCGGCTCCTACTACGTCGAGCGGCTGACCCACGACATCGCCGAGCGCGCGTGGGCCCACATCCAGGAGGCCGAGCGGGCCGGTGGCATGGCCAAGGCCATCGAGCAGGGCATCCCGAAGATGCGCATCGAGGAGGCCGCCGCCCGCACCCAGGCGCGGATCGACTCCGGCGCGCAGAAGGTCATCGGCGTCAACACCTACCGGCTCGCCGCCGAGGACAAGCTCGACGTGCTCAAGGTCGACAACGACGACGTCTACCGCCAGCAGGTCGCCAAGCTCGAGCGGCTGCGGGCCGAGCGGAACGACGACGACGTGCGACGCGCGCTCGAGGCGCTCACCGGCAGCGCCGAGCGCGGCGCCGGCCGGGGCCTCGACGGCAACCTGCTCGCCCTGGCCGTGGACGCGGCTCGCGCCAAGGCGACCGTCGGTGAGATCTCCGACGCCCTGGAGAAGGTCTACGGCCGGCACCAGGCCGTGATCCGTACGATCTCCGGCGTGTACCGCGACACCGCAGGTGAGGGCGACGGGACCCTGGTTCAGCAGGTCCTCGACGCGACGGCGGAGTTCGAGGAGGCCGAGGGGCGCCGCCCGCGCATCCTGGTGGCCAAGATGGGCCAGGACGGCCACGACCGCGGCCAGAAGGTCATCGTCTCGGCCTTCGCCGACATGGGCTTCGACGTCGACGTGGGGCCGCTGTTCTCCACGCCCGAGGAGGTCGCGCAGCAGGCGGTCGACGCCGACGTCCACATCGTCGGGGTCAGCTCGCTCGCCGCGGGCCACCTCACGCTCCTGCCGGCGCTGCGCGACGCGCTCGCCGAGCAGGGGAGGCCGGACATCATGGTGGTGATCGGCGGCGTGATCCCGCCCGACGACGTGCCGACGCTGACCGAGATGGGGGCGGCCGCGGTGTTCCTGCCCGGCACCGTCATCGCCGAGTCCGCGCTCGACCTGCTGGCCCGGTTGCGCGAGCAGCTCGGTCACTGA
- a CDS encoding methylmalonyl-CoA mutase family protein, protein MTQPQGAVEGGLDEPAELEPEQGTLDLAGDEDRWTVQDWEQAAAAVLRKSRRLKDEDPDDAVWAKLTRTTLDGIEVTPLGTPALLEGLRTAGRPTRVGPWDVRAHLGGTGVPAKQANEEALVDLDGGVASLWVTADAGTDLPALLAGVLLDLAPVVLDAPTAPVAVAEAFLAHLGGTTPADGTNLGADGRADEDVLVAVARLALDRGVLGVVVDATVAHDLGASDAQELGYSMWVAARVLRVLTGAGIGLDEAAGLLEFRYAATDEQFPTIAKLRAARRLWARVLELSEAAPAEQRQHVVTSRPMMSKYDPYVNMLRTTVAAFSAGVGGADAVTVLPFDSPLGRPDTFGRRIARNTSHLLVDEAHVAKVADPAGGAYAVEKLTDDLAVAGWDVLGRLESGESLDDAVAETVARREREVATRKRPITGLTEFPNLAEQLPARTPDPAADAVRRYGAAFEELRDAPAARPVFLATMGTVAAHTARATFATNLLAAGGIAVEVAGPTAGVEEVVAAYIRGDRSPVVCLAGSDAAYDEWADALVPALREAGAGHVVVAGKPRDGVDDSCAMGVDALAFLTRTREHLS, encoded by the coding sequence ATGACGCAACCCCAAGGCGCGGTGGAGGGCGGCCTCGACGAGCCGGCCGAGCTGGAGCCGGAGCAGGGCACGCTCGACCTGGCCGGTGACGAGGACCGCTGGACGGTCCAGGACTGGGAGCAGGCCGCCGCCGCGGTGCTGCGCAAGTCCCGCCGGCTCAAGGACGAGGACCCCGACGACGCGGTGTGGGCCAAGCTCACCCGCACCACCCTGGACGGCATCGAGGTCACGCCCCTCGGCACGCCGGCGCTGCTGGAGGGGCTGCGGACCGCGGGCCGCCCGACCCGCGTCGGGCCCTGGGACGTGCGGGCGCACCTCGGCGGGACCGGGGTGCCGGCGAAGCAGGCCAACGAGGAGGCGCTCGTCGACCTCGACGGCGGGGTGGCGTCGCTGTGGGTGACCGCCGACGCCGGCACCGACCTGCCCGCGCTGCTCGCGGGCGTCCTGCTCGACCTGGCCCCGGTGGTCCTCGACGCGCCCACCGCGCCGGTCGCCGTGGCGGAGGCGTTCCTCGCCCACCTCGGTGGCACCACCCCGGCCGACGGCACGAACCTCGGCGCGGACGGCCGGGCCGACGAGGACGTCCTCGTCGCGGTCGCCCGGCTCGCCCTGGACCGTGGCGTCCTCGGCGTGGTCGTCGACGCGACCGTCGCCCACGACCTCGGCGCCTCGGACGCCCAGGAGCTCGGCTACTCGATGTGGGTCGCCGCCCGCGTCCTGCGCGTGCTCACCGGCGCCGGCATCGGGCTCGACGAGGCCGCCGGCCTGCTGGAGTTCCGGTACGCCGCGACCGACGAGCAGTTCCCGACCATCGCCAAGCTCCGCGCCGCGCGCCGGCTGTGGGCCCGCGTGCTCGAGCTGAGCGAGGCCGCCCCGGCCGAGCAGCGCCAGCACGTGGTCACCAGCCGCCCGATGATGAGCAAGTACGACCCCTACGTGAACATGCTGCGCACCACCGTGGCCGCGTTCTCCGCGGGCGTCGGCGGGGCGGACGCCGTCACCGTGCTGCCGTTCGACAGCCCCCTGGGCCGCCCCGACACCTTCGGGCGCCGGATCGCGCGCAACACCTCCCACCTCCTGGTCGACGAGGCGCACGTCGCCAAGGTCGCCGACCCCGCCGGTGGCGCCTACGCGGTCGAGAAGCTGACCGACGACCTGGCCGTCGCGGGCTGGGACGTGCTGGGCCGGCTCGAGTCGGGGGAGTCCCTCGACGACGCCGTGGCCGAGACCGTCGCCCGCCGCGAGCGCGAGGTCGCGACGCGCAAGCGCCCGATCACCGGGCTCACGGAGTTCCCGAACCTCGCCGAGCAGCTGCCCGCGCGCACGCCGGACCCGGCCGCCGACGCGGTGCGCCGCTACGGCGCGGCCTTCGAGGAGCTCCGCGACGCCCCCGCCGCCCGCCCGGTCTTCCTGGCGACGATGGGCACGGTCGCGGCGCACACCGCGCGCGCGACGTTCGCGACGAACCTGCTGGCCGCCGGCGGCATCGCCGTCGAGGTCGCCGGCCCCACGGCCGGCGTCGAGGAGGTGGTCGCGGCGTACATCCGCGGTGACCGCAGCCCGGTCGTCTGCCTGGCCGGCTCCGACGCGGCGTACGACGAGTGGGCCGACGCGCTCGTACCCGCCCTGCGCGAGGCCGGCGCGGGCCACGTCGTCGTCGCCGGCAAGCCGCGCGACGGCGTCGACGACTCCTGCGCGATGGGCGTCGACGCCCTCGCGTTCCTGACCCGCACGAGGGAGCACCTGTCATGA
- a CDS encoding glycosyltransferase, whose amino-acid sequence MRITVVTETYYPAVDATTTTVKATVDRLVDLGHEVRLVAPAPGLGDYRGCRVDRVGALERPGAQVRASLEAFRPDVVHVDSPGTLGRKALKHARRLGVPSLVVQQDALPVPVLDRWRTRVAERADRVLVTAAWSVERLAEASIDAGLWLPGVDTAAFTPALRDPWLHDRWARARSASGPLVVVGYVGGLHQRHGVRRLAGLARVPGIRPVLVGDGSQRDWLAARLPGAKLTGALGPGDLAVAMASLDLLVHPGEEETCCHALREAGASGVPVVAPRSGGAREVVRPLETGLLHAAGDPHGLARAVAVVAGDPRRALLGARGRELALERSWTQAVDELLEQHLVPLATRRTTAPAVR is encoded by the coding sequence ATGCGGATCACGGTGGTGACCGAGACCTACTACCCCGCCGTCGACGCCACGACCACGACGGTCAAGGCGACGGTCGACCGGCTCGTGGACCTCGGGCACGAGGTGCGGCTGGTGGCGCCGGCCCCCGGGCTCGGTGACTACCGCGGGTGCCGGGTCGACCGGGTGGGCGCGCTCGAGCGTCCCGGCGCCCAGGTCCGCGCCTCGCTCGAGGCGTTCCGGCCGGACGTGGTCCACGTGGACTCGCCCGGGACCCTCGGGCGCAAGGCGCTCAAGCACGCCCGGCGCCTCGGCGTACCCAGCCTCGTCGTGCAGCAGGACGCCCTCCCCGTCCCCGTCCTCGACCGCTGGCGGACCCGGGTGGCCGAGCGCGCCGACCGGGTGCTCGTGACCGCGGCGTGGTCCGTCGAGCGGCTCGCCGAGGCGTCGATCGACGCCGGGCTGTGGCTGCCCGGCGTGGACACGGCCGCCTTCACCCCGGCCCTGCGCGACCCCTGGCTGCACGACCGCTGGGCGCGGGCCCGGTCGGCGTCGGGGCCGCTCGTGGTGGTCGGGTACGTCGGCGGGCTGCACCAGCGGCACGGCGTGCGCCGCCTGGCCGGCCTCGCCCGGGTGCCCGGCATCCGGCCGGTGCTCGTCGGCGACGGCTCGCAGCGCGACTGGCTGGCCGCGCGGCTCCCCGGCGCGAAGCTCACCGGCGCCCTGGGCCCCGGCGACCTCGCGGTCGCGATGGCCAGCCTCGACCTCCTGGTCCACCCGGGAGAGGAGGAGACGTGCTGCCACGCGCTGCGCGAGGCGGGGGCCAGCGGCGTCCCGGTCGTGGCACCGCGCTCCGGCGGTGCGCGCGAGGTCGTCCGGCCGCTGGAGACCGGTCTCCTGCACGCGGCGGGCGACCCGCACGGGCTGGCCCGCGCGGTGGCCGTCGTGGCGGGCGACCCCCGGCGCGCGCTGCTCGGCGCGCGGGGCCGCGAGCTCGCGCTCGAGCGGTCGTGGACGCAGGCCGTCGACGAGCTGCTCGAGCAGCACCTGGTGCCGCTCGCCACGCGGCGTACGACCGCTCCTGCCGTGCGGTGA